The Collimonas sp. PA-H2 genome contains a region encoding:
- a CDS encoding type II TA system antitoxin MqsA family protein, translating into MNTSKRIACKYCDAGRMVEVSVDEHIKSGRAKLVVKGILQWQCDVCESVMTDAQQYTHNEKLVRDAENHKAGYITPAMLRDFREKYSLSQREAGRLIGAGKGAFGKYESGHHLSTPTAKLIRVALAVPEAARYLAVEEGVSISLPTLDDMWDENERPFSKVTLMLLNSNDSFIEAANMAEFRESESTWKTSRMMECA; encoded by the coding sequence ATGAACACCTCAAAGCGTATTGCATGCAAATATTGTGATGCAGGACGTATGGTTGAAGTGAGCGTTGATGAGCACATAAAGAGCGGTCGTGCGAAGCTAGTCGTTAAAGGTATATTGCAGTGGCAATGCGATGTATGTGAGTCGGTCATGACGGACGCCCAACAGTACACGCATAACGAGAAGCTTGTTCGCGATGCTGAAAATCATAAGGCCGGATATATAACTCCAGCGATGTTACGAGATTTTAGAGAAAAATATTCGTTGTCGCAGAGGGAGGCTGGTCGCCTCATCGGTGCAGGGAAAGGCGCATTTGGCAAGTATGAGTCTGGGCATCACTTGTCTACTCCTACTGCGAAGCTTATTCGCGTGGCTTTGGCTGTGCCTGAAGCCGCACGCTATTTAGCAGTCGAAGAAGGGGTTAGTATTTCGTTGCCTACATTGGATGATATGTGGGATGAAAATGAACGCCCATTTTCTAAGGTAACGTTGATGCTACTGAATTCAAATGATTCGTTCATTGAGGCTGCCAACATGGCAGAGTTCCGAGAGAGTGAATCTACTTGGAAGACCTCACGAATGATGGAATGTGCATGA